From the genome of Vidua macroura isolate BioBank_ID:100142 chromosome W, ASM2450914v1, whole genome shotgun sequence, one region includes:
- the LOC128821386 gene encoding 5'-AMP-activated protein kinase catalytic subunit alpha-1-like isoform X2: MVMEYVSGGELFDYICKNGRLDEKESRRLFQQILSGVDYCHRHMVVHRDLKPENVLLDAHMNAKIADFGLSNMMSDGEFLRTSCGSPNYAAPEVISGRLYAGPEVDIWSSGVILYALLCGTLPFDDDHVPTLFKKICDGVFYTPQYLNPSVSSLLKHMLQVDPMKRATIRNIREHEWFKQDLPKYLFPEDPSYSSTMIDDEALKEVCEKFECTEEEVLSCLYSQNHQDPLVVAYHLIIDNRRIMNETKDFYLATSPPDSFLDDHNLSRPHPERVPFLVAEAPRPRHTLDELNPQKSKHQGVRRAKWHLGIRSQSRPNDIMSEVCRAIKQLDYEWKVVNPYYLRVRSKNPVTSAYSKMSLQLYQVDSRTYLLDFRSIDDEITEAKSGTATPQRSGSVSNCRSCQKDSDGDAQGKSADISLTPSVASLIDSSKAELTPRPGSHTIEFFEMCANLIKILAQ; encoded by the exons ATGGTGATGGAATATGTTTCAGGAGGAGAACTGTTTGATTATATCTGTAAAAATGGAAGG CTTGATGAAAAGGAAAGTAGACGTCTGTTCCAGCAAATCCTTTCTGGTGTGGATTACTGTCACAGGCATATGGTAGTACATAGAGATCTGAAGCCTGAAAATGTGCTGCTTGATGCACACATGAATGCCAAGATAGCTGATTTTG GTCTATCAAATATGATGTCAGATGGCGAATTTTTAAGAACAAGCTGTGGTTCCCCTAACTATGCTGCACCAGAAGTAATTTCAGGAAG ATTATACGCAGGTCCAGAAGTAGATATTTGGAGCAGTGGAGTTATTCTCTATGCTTTGTTATGTGGAACACTTCCATTTGATGATGATCACGTGCCAACCCTTTTTAAGAAGATATGTGATGGTGTCTTTTATACCCCTCAATACCTGAATCCATCTGTATCTAGTCTTCTGAAACACATGCTGCAAGTAGATCCAATGAAGAGAGCAACAATCAGAAACATTAG aGAACATGAATGGTTTAAGCAGGACCTTCCCAAATACCTGTTTCCTGAAGACCCGTCATATAGTTCTACCATGATTGATGATGAAGCCTTAAAAGAAGTGTGTGAGAAGTTTGAATGCACTGAAGAAGAAGTGCTAAGTTGTCTGTACAGCCAAAATCATCAGGACCCTTTAGTGGTTGCGTATCACCTCATTATAGATAATAGAAGAATAATGAATGAGACCAAAGACTTCTACTTGGCTACAAGCCCACCGGATTCTTTTCTTGATGATCACAATCTATCTCGACCTCATCCTGAAAGAGTGCCATTCTTAGTAGCTGAAGCACCACGTCCCCGTCATACTCTTGATGAGCTGAATCCACAGAAGTCAAAACACCAAGGTGTAAGAAGAGCGAAGTGGCACTTGGGAATACGGAGTCAGAGTAGACCAAATGATATCATGTCTGAAGTTTGTCGAGCAATTAAACAACTGGATTATGAATGGAAG GTTGTAAATCCATACTATCTGCGTGTTCGAAGCAAGAATCCAGTGACAAGTGCATATTCCAAAATGAGTCTACAGTTGTATCAGGTGGATAGCAGGACGTACTTACTGGACTTCCGTAGCATTGATG ATGAAATTACTGAAGCAAAATCTGGGACTGCAACTCCACAGAGATCAGGTTCTGTGAGCAACTGTAGATCCTGTCAAAAAGATTCAGATGGTGATGCACAGGGAAAATCTGCAGATATATCCCTTACACCATCAGTAGCCTCTTTGATTGATTCTTCTAAGGCTGAATTAACTCCAAGACCAGGGAGTCATACAATAGAATTCTTTGAGATGTGTGCAAATCTTATTAAAATACTTGCACAATAA
- the LOC128821386 gene encoding 5'-AMP-activated protein kinase catalytic subunit alpha-1-like isoform X3 produces MSRLGPRLKMAAAAAADKQKHEHGRVKIGHYILGDTLGVGTFGKVKVGKHELTGHKVAVKILNRQKIRSLDVVGKIRREIQNLKLFRHPHIIKLYQVISTPTDIFMVMEYVSGGELFDYICKNGRLDEKESRRLFQQILSGVDYCHRHMVVHRDLKPENVLLDAHMNAKIADFGLSNMMSDGEFLRTSCGSPNYAAPEVISGRLYAGPEVDIWSSGVILYALLCGTLPFDDDHVPTLFKKICDGVFYTPQYLNPSVSSLLKHMLQVDPMKRATIRNIREHEWFKQDLPKYLFPEDPSYSSTMIDDEALKEVCEKFECTEEEVLSCLYSQNHQDPLVVAYHLIIDNRRIMNETKDFYLATSPPDSFLDDHNLSRPHPERVPFLVAEAPRPRHTLDELNPQKSKHQGVRRAKWHLGIRSQSRPNDIMSEVCRAIKQLDYEWKVVNPYYLRVRSKNPVTSAYSKMSLQLYQVDSRTYLLDFRSIDDEITEAKSGTATPQRSGSVSNCRSCQKDSDGDAQGKSADISLTPSVASLIDSSKAELTPRPGSHTIEFFEMCANLIKILAQ; encoded by the exons TTGGTAAACATGAATTAACTGGGCATAAAGTCGCAGTGAAGATCCTAAATCGACAGAAGATTCGCAGCCTTGATGTTGTAGGAAAAATCCGCAGGGAGATCCAGAACCTCAAACTCTTCAGACATCCTCATATAATTAAACT CTACCAGGTCATCAGTACACCAACTGACATTTTCATGGTGATGGAATATGTTTCAGGAGGAGAACTGTTTGATTATATCTGTAAAAATGGAAGG CTTGATGAAAAGGAAAGTAGACGTCTGTTCCAGCAAATCCTTTCTGGTGTGGATTACTGTCACAGGCATATGGTAGTACATAGAGATCTGAAGCCTGAAAATGTGCTGCTTGATGCACACATGAATGCCAAGATAGCTGATTTTG GTCTATCAAATATGATGTCAGATGGCGAATTTTTAAGAACAAGCTGTGGTTCCCCTAACTATGCTGCACCAGAAGTAATTTCAGGAAG ATTATACGCAGGTCCAGAAGTAGATATTTGGAGCAGTGGAGTTATTCTCTATGCTTTGTTATGTGGAACACTTCCATTTGATGATGATCACGTGCCAACCCTTTTTAAGAAGATATGTGATGGTGTCTTTTATACCCCTCAATACCTGAATCCATCTGTATCTAGTCTTCTGAAACACATGCTGCAAGTAGATCCAATGAAGAGAGCAACAATCAGAAACATTAG aGAACATGAATGGTTTAAGCAGGACCTTCCCAAATACCTGTTTCCTGAAGACCCGTCATATAGTTCTACCATGATTGATGATGAAGCCTTAAAAGAAGTGTGTGAGAAGTTTGAATGCACTGAAGAAGAAGTGCTAAGTTGTCTGTACAGCCAAAATCATCAGGACCCTTTAGTGGTTGCGTATCACCTCATTATAGATAATAGAAGAATAATGAATGAGACCAAAGACTTCTACTTGGCTACAAGCCCACCGGATTCTTTTCTTGATGATCACAATCTATCTCGACCTCATCCTGAAAGAGTGCCATTCTTAGTAGCTGAAGCACCACGTCCCCGTCATACTCTTGATGAGCTGAATCCACAGAAGTCAAAACACCAAGGTGTAAGAAGAGCGAAGTGGCACTTGGGAATACGGAGTCAGAGTAGACCAAATGATATCATGTCTGAAGTTTGTCGAGCAATTAAACAACTGGATTATGAATGGAAG GTTGTAAATCCATACTATCTGCGTGTTCGAAGCAAGAATCCAGTGACAAGTGCATATTCCAAAATGAGTCTACAGTTGTATCAGGTGGATAGCAGGACGTACTTACTGGACTTCCGTAGCATTGATG ATGAAATTACTGAAGCAAAATCTGGGACTGCAACTCCACAGAGATCAGGTTCTGTGAGCAACTGTAGATCCTGTCAAAAAGATTCAGATGGTGATGCACAGGGAAAATCTGCAGATATATCCCTTACACCATCAGTAGCCTCTTTGATTGATTCTTCTAAGGCTGAATTAACTCCAAGACCAGGGAGTCATACAATAGAATTCTTTGAGATGTGTGCAAATCTTATTAAAATACTTGCACAATAA
- the LOC128821386 gene encoding 5'-AMP-activated protein kinase catalytic subunit alpha-1-like isoform X1, translated as MKHREPAFCDLQQPSPALETENWATTPRKDFLNLSSLQSGERVLSSVGKHELTGHKVAVKILNRQKIRSLDVVGKIRREIQNLKLFRHPHIIKLYQVISTPTDIFMVMEYVSGGELFDYICKNGRLDEKESRRLFQQILSGVDYCHRHMVVHRDLKPENVLLDAHMNAKIADFGLSNMMSDGEFLRTSCGSPNYAAPEVISGRLYAGPEVDIWSSGVILYALLCGTLPFDDDHVPTLFKKICDGVFYTPQYLNPSVSSLLKHMLQVDPMKRATIRNIREHEWFKQDLPKYLFPEDPSYSSTMIDDEALKEVCEKFECTEEEVLSCLYSQNHQDPLVVAYHLIIDNRRIMNETKDFYLATSPPDSFLDDHNLSRPHPERVPFLVAEAPRPRHTLDELNPQKSKHQGVRRAKWHLGIRSQSRPNDIMSEVCRAIKQLDYEWKVVNPYYLRVRSKNPVTSAYSKMSLQLYQVDSRTYLLDFRSIDDEITEAKSGTATPQRSGSVSNCRSCQKDSDGDAQGKSADISLTPSVASLIDSSKAELTPRPGSHTIEFFEMCANLIKILAQ; from the exons AAACACAGagagcctgcattttgtgacctgcagcagccatccccagcgctgGAGACCGAGAactgggcgaccactcccaggaaagactttctgaatttgtcatctcttcagagcggtgaaagagttttgtcatctg TTGGTAAACATGAATTAACTGGGCATAAAGTCGCAGTGAAGATCCTAAATCGACAGAAGATTCGCAGCCTTGATGTTGTAGGAAAAATCCGCAGGGAGATCCAGAACCTCAAACTCTTCAGACATCCTCATATAATTAAACT CTACCAGGTCATCAGTACACCAACTGACATTTTCATGGTGATGGAATATGTTTCAGGAGGAGAACTGTTTGATTATATCTGTAAAAATGGAAGG CTTGATGAAAAGGAAAGTAGACGTCTGTTCCAGCAAATCCTTTCTGGTGTGGATTACTGTCACAGGCATATGGTAGTACATAGAGATCTGAAGCCTGAAAATGTGCTGCTTGATGCACACATGAATGCCAAGATAGCTGATTTTG GTCTATCAAATATGATGTCAGATGGCGAATTTTTAAGAACAAGCTGTGGTTCCCCTAACTATGCTGCACCAGAAGTAATTTCAGGAAG ATTATACGCAGGTCCAGAAGTAGATATTTGGAGCAGTGGAGTTATTCTCTATGCTTTGTTATGTGGAACACTTCCATTTGATGATGATCACGTGCCAACCCTTTTTAAGAAGATATGTGATGGTGTCTTTTATACCCCTCAATACCTGAATCCATCTGTATCTAGTCTTCTGAAACACATGCTGCAAGTAGATCCAATGAAGAGAGCAACAATCAGAAACATTAG aGAACATGAATGGTTTAAGCAGGACCTTCCCAAATACCTGTTTCCTGAAGACCCGTCATATAGTTCTACCATGATTGATGATGAAGCCTTAAAAGAAGTGTGTGAGAAGTTTGAATGCACTGAAGAAGAAGTGCTAAGTTGTCTGTACAGCCAAAATCATCAGGACCCTTTAGTGGTTGCGTATCACCTCATTATAGATAATAGAAGAATAATGAATGAGACCAAAGACTTCTACTTGGCTACAAGCCCACCGGATTCTTTTCTTGATGATCACAATCTATCTCGACCTCATCCTGAAAGAGTGCCATTCTTAGTAGCTGAAGCACCACGTCCCCGTCATACTCTTGATGAGCTGAATCCACAGAAGTCAAAACACCAAGGTGTAAGAAGAGCGAAGTGGCACTTGGGAATACGGAGTCAGAGTAGACCAAATGATATCATGTCTGAAGTTTGTCGAGCAATTAAACAACTGGATTATGAATGGAAG GTTGTAAATCCATACTATCTGCGTGTTCGAAGCAAGAATCCAGTGACAAGTGCATATTCCAAAATGAGTCTACAGTTGTATCAGGTGGATAGCAGGACGTACTTACTGGACTTCCGTAGCATTGATG ATGAAATTACTGAAGCAAAATCTGGGACTGCAACTCCACAGAGATCAGGTTCTGTGAGCAACTGTAGATCCTGTCAAAAAGATTCAGATGGTGATGCACAGGGAAAATCTGCAGATATATCCCTTACACCATCAGTAGCCTCTTTGATTGATTCTTCTAAGGCTGAATTAACTCCAAGACCAGGGAGTCATACAATAGAATTCTTTGAGATGTGTGCAAATCTTATTAAAATACTTGCACAATAA